A DNA window from Comamonas fluminis contains the following coding sequences:
- a CDS encoding (2Fe-2S)-binding protein, giving the protein MQDRIQFSATINRKKIGPVDVPRDLMMIEFLQEYAGMSGTRLGCGQGVCRACTIIVDDPVNGSTTVPACVTGVTWLNGKTIRTVEGIATVDDKGVVHPSPMQKAFLEHYSFQCGYCTPGFVNSATVLMEKLQKNPVPADEVEAAIEKQLEPHVCRCTGYVRYYHAVRDVILKTPGLTTGKRTKEVVNNG; this is encoded by the coding sequence ATGCAGGACCGTATCCAATTCAGCGCAACCATCAATCGTAAAAAAATCGGCCCTGTCGATGTGCCCCGTGACTTGATGATGATCGAGTTTTTGCAGGAGTACGCGGGCATGTCCGGCACGCGCCTGGGCTGCGGTCAGGGCGTTTGCCGCGCCTGCACCATCATTGTGGACGACCCCGTCAACGGCTCCACCACGGTTCCCGCCTGTGTCACCGGCGTCACCTGGCTCAATGGCAAGACCATCCGTACCGTGGAAGGCATTGCCACTGTGGATGACAAAGGCGTGGTTCACCCCTCACCCATGCAAAAAGCCTTTCTGGAGCATTACTCCTTCCAGTGCGGCTATTGCACGCCCGGCTTTGTGAACTCGGCCACCGTGCTGATGGAAAAGCTCCAGAAAAACCCCGTGCCCGCAGACGAGGTAGAAGCCGCTATCGAAAAGCAGCTGGAGCCCCATGTCTGCCGCTGCACCGGCTATGTGCGCTACTACCACGCCGTGCGCGATGTCATCCTCAAAACCCCAGGGCTGACAACCGGCAAACGCACCAAGGAGGTTGTGAACAATGGCTAA
- the cysE gene encoding serine O-acetyltransferase, with the protein MLDRLRSDIQCILDRDPAARSTWEVITCYPGLHAIWLQRPAHWCWTHGFKWLGRFISHMGRWFTGIEIHPGAVIGRQVFIDHGMGVVIGETAVVGDGCTIYHGVTLGGTSLYKGAKRHPTLGKNVVVSAGAKVLGGFEVGDDAKIGSNAVVIKPVPAGATAVGIPARIIPSKTGQSADVTEHEATPKVQPQPAAQDDCGKTGETSFSAYGVTSEVDPVAQAMRSLSDGAAGHEKQIALLWAAIEKLSIQGQVKDCVPCESERPEAFQKDKIDQIMGK; encoded by the coding sequence ATGCTTGATCGCCTGCGCTCCGACATCCAGTGCATTCTTGACCGCGACCCTGCGGCCCGCAGCACCTGGGAAGTCATCACCTGTTACCCCGGCCTGCACGCCATCTGGCTGCAGCGCCCGGCGCACTGGTGCTGGACGCATGGCTTCAAATGGCTGGGCCGCTTTATCTCGCACATGGGCCGCTGGTTCACGGGCATCGAAATTCACCCCGGCGCCGTCATCGGCCGCCAGGTGTTTATCGATCACGGCATGGGCGTGGTCATTGGCGAAACCGCTGTGGTGGGCGATGGCTGCACCATCTACCACGGCGTAACGCTGGGCGGCACCTCGCTGTACAAGGGGGCCAAGCGCCACCCCACGCTGGGCAAGAATGTGGTGGTCAGCGCCGGTGCCAAGGTGCTGGGCGGCTTTGAAGTGGGTGATGACGCCAAGATTGGCAGCAATGCTGTTGTGATCAAACCCGTGCCCGCTGGCGCAACAGCCGTGGGCATTCCTGCCCGCATCATTCCCAGCAAGACCGGGCAAAGCGCTGATGTGACCGAGCATGAGGCGACGCCCAAGGTTCAGCCCCAGCCTGCCGCGCAGGACGACTGCGGCAAAACGGGGGAAACGAGCTTCAGCGCCTATGGTGTGACCTCGGAAGTCGATCCCGTGGCCCAGGCCATGCGTTCTCTGTCTGATGGCGCAGCAGGCCATGAAAAGCAGATTGCGCTGCTGTGGGCGGCGATTGAGAAGCTGTCGATTCAGGGCCAGGTCAAGGATTGCGTGCCTTGCGAATCCGAACGTCCTGAAGCCTTCCAGAAAGACAAGATCGATCAGATCATGGGTAAATAA
- the thiC gene encoding phosphomethylpyrimidine synthase ThiC — MNAPDLIFTPAAGNAPDSARFADLLAQSRQPFPASTKSYLSGAIHPELRVPVRDIALTNGEQVSVYDTSGPYTDPAAQIDVRSGLASVRGSWIEARGDSEFYVGRQRVALDDGGKRGEEDLRVDQLRAEAAALQRQPRRAKSGQNVTQMHYAKRGIITPEMEYVALRENGRREWMAQYQQDAAREARLAGNSMGASIPKIITPEFVRDEVARGRAIIPANINHPEIEPMAIGRNFKVKINANIGNSAVTSSIEEEVEKLVWAIRWGADNVMDLSTGKNIHTTRDWIVRNSPVPIGTVPIYQALEKVGGIAEDLTWEIFRDTLVEQAEQGVDYFTIHAGVRLAYIHLTAQRRTGIVSRGGSIMAKWCMAHHRESFLYEHFEDICDIMKQYDVSFSLGDGLRPGCASDANDEAQFAELATLGELTQVAWKHDVQTMIEGPGHVPMHMIQANMTEQLKHCHEAPFYTLGPLTIDIAPGYDHIASAIGAAMIGWFGTAMLCYVTPKEHLGLPDRDDVKQGIIAYKIAAHAADVAKGHPGARSRDDALSQARFDFRWQDQFNLGLDPDTAQAYHDETLPKDSAKVAHFCSMCGPKFCSMKITQEVRDFAKAQGVAAEQGIAVGMQAKAAEFNKAGGDFYIPIASDTTAR, encoded by the coding sequence ATGAATGCCCCCGATCTGATCTTTACGCCCGCCGCTGGTAACGCCCCCGATTCCGCCCGTTTTGCAGACCTGCTGGCCCAGTCGCGCCAGCCCTTTCCTGCATCCACCAAAAGCTATCTGAGCGGGGCGATTCACCCCGAGCTGCGCGTGCCAGTGCGCGATATTGCGTTGACCAACGGTGAGCAGGTCAGCGTGTACGACACCTCGGGCCCTTACACCGACCCGGCGGCACAGATTGATGTGCGCAGCGGTTTGGCCAGCGTGCGCGGCAGCTGGATTGAAGCGCGTGGCGACAGCGAGTTCTACGTGGGCCGCCAGCGCGTGGCGCTGGACGATGGTGGCAAGCGTGGCGAAGAAGACCTGCGGGTGGACCAGTTGCGTGCCGAAGCCGCCGCCCTGCAACGCCAGCCCCGCCGTGCCAAGAGCGGCCAGAACGTGACCCAGATGCACTATGCCAAGCGCGGCATCATCACGCCCGAGATGGAATATGTGGCCCTGCGCGAAAACGGCCGCCGCGAATGGATGGCGCAGTACCAGCAAGATGCAGCGCGTGAAGCACGTCTGGCAGGCAACAGCATGGGCGCCAGCATCCCCAAGATCATCACGCCCGAATTTGTGCGTGACGAAGTGGCCCGCGGCCGCGCCATCATCCCCGCCAATATCAACCACCCTGAAATCGAGCCGATGGCGATTGGCCGCAACTTCAAGGTCAAGATCAACGCCAACATCGGCAACTCGGCCGTCACTTCCAGCATCGAGGAAGAAGTCGAAAAACTGGTCTGGGCCATCCGCTGGGGTGCAGATAACGTGATGGATCTGTCTACCGGCAAGAACATCCACACCACGCGCGACTGGATTGTGCGCAACTCGCCCGTGCCGATTGGCACGGTGCCCATCTACCAGGCGCTGGAAAAAGTCGGCGGCATCGCCGAAGACCTGACCTGGGAAATCTTCCGCGACACGCTGGTGGAGCAGGCCGAGCAGGGCGTGGACTATTTCACCATCCACGCCGGCGTGCGCCTGGCCTATATCCACCTGACGGCCCAGCGCCGCACCGGCATCGTCTCGCGCGGCGGCTCCATCATGGCCAAGTGGTGCATGGCCCACCACCGCGAGAGCTTCTTGTACGAGCACTTCGAGGACATCTGCGACATCATGAAGCAGTACGACGTGAGCTTCTCGCTGGGCGATGGCTTGCGCCCCGGCTGCGCATCGGATGCCAATGATGAAGCCCAGTTTGCCGAACTGGCCACACTGGGCGAGCTGACGCAAGTCGCCTGGAAGCATGATGTGCAGACCATGATCGAAGGCCCCGGCCATGTGCCCATGCACATGATCCAAGCCAATATGACCGAGCAGCTCAAGCACTGCCACGAAGCGCCGTTCTACACCCTGGGCCCGCTGACCATCGACATCGCCCCCGGCTACGACCACATCGCTAGCGCTATTGGCGCGGCCATGATCGGCTGGTTCGGCACGGCCATGCTGTGCTATGTCACGCCCAAAGAACACCTGGGTCTACCCGACCGTGACGACGTCAAGCAGGGCATCATCGCGTACAAGATTGCGGCGCACGCGGCGGACGTGGCCAAGGGCCACCCTGGCGCACGTTCACGCGACGATGCGCTGAGCCAAGCGCGCTTTGACTTCCGCTGGCAAGACCAGTTCAACCTGGGTCTGGACCCCGACACGGCCCAGGCCTACCACGACGAAACCTTGCCCAAGGACAGCGCCAAGGTGGCGCATTTCTGCAGCATGTGCGGCCCCAAGTTCTGCTCCATGAAGATCACGCAGGAAGTGCGTGACTTTGCCAAGGCGCAAGGCGTGGCGGCCGAGCAGGGCATTGCCGTGGGTATGCAGGCCAAGGCGGCGGAGTTCAACAAAGCGGGCGGTGACTTCTACATCCCGATTGCTTCGGATACCACGGCACGTTAA
- a CDS encoding ABC transporter substrate-binding protein: MKSHAVTIAPIFSPSAWSVALGCLLAATSAQAQDKIRIGFITDMSGLYADVDGKGGAMAVQMAVDDFGGKLMGKPIEVLTADHQNKADIAASKAREWFDTQGMQMLIGGTTSSAGLAMGKVADEKKKVYIINGAGTSALTNDQCSPYFVHYAYDTVALAKGTGKAVVELGGKSWFFLTADYAFGHALEADTTKVINASGGKVMGSVKHPLNTADFSSFPLQAQNSKAQILGLANAGGDTINSIKAAREFGLTKSMKLAGLLLFSSDIHSLGLKATEGLMFTDSWHWDLNPESRKFADRFYAKFKKMPTSLQAADYSAAMQYLKLAEKLGTTDADKIMAGFKSAPLSDFYAKGVVRPDGRYAHDMYLLQVKTPAESKKAWDYFKVLKTLPGDQVFTTREESKCALWK, from the coding sequence ATGAAGTCTCACGCTGTCACCATCGCCCCCATTTTTTCACCCAGCGCATGGTCTGTCGCGCTGGGCTGCCTGCTTGCGGCGACATCAGCGCAGGCACAGGACAAAATTCGCATCGGCTTCATCACCGATATGTCGGGTCTCTATGCCGATGTGGATGGCAAGGGTGGAGCCATGGCCGTGCAGATGGCAGTTGATGACTTTGGCGGCAAGCTGATGGGCAAGCCCATCGAAGTGCTGACAGCCGACCACCAGAACAAAGCCGACATCGCAGCCAGCAAAGCACGCGAATGGTTTGACACCCAAGGCATGCAGATGTTGATTGGAGGTACCACTTCCAGCGCAGGCTTGGCCATGGGCAAAGTGGCCGATGAAAAGAAAAAAGTCTACATCATCAACGGCGCTGGCACCTCGGCCTTGACCAATGATCAGTGCAGCCCCTACTTTGTGCACTATGCCTATGACACCGTAGCGCTGGCCAAAGGCACAGGCAAGGCCGTGGTGGAGCTGGGCGGCAAAAGCTGGTTCTTTCTGACGGCCGACTACGCCTTCGGCCACGCGCTGGAGGCGGACACCACCAAGGTCATCAACGCCTCGGGCGGCAAGGTGATGGGCAGCGTCAAGCACCCTCTGAACACGGCCGACTTCTCGTCTTTCCCGCTGCAGGCGCAGAACTCCAAGGCCCAGATTCTGGGCCTGGCCAATGCGGGCGGCGACACCATCAACTCCATCAAGGCAGCGCGTGAGTTCGGGCTGACCAAGAGCATGAAACTGGCCGGCCTGCTGCTGTTCAGCTCGGACATTCACAGCCTGGGGCTCAAAGCCACGGAAGGGCTGATGTTCACCGATAGCTGGCACTGGGATCTGAACCCCGAAAGCCGCAAATTCGCAGACCGCTTCTATGCCAAGTTCAAGAAGATGCCTACCTCGCTGCAGGCCGCCGACTACTCGGCTGCCATGCAGTATCTGAAGCTGGCCGAGAAACTGGGCACCACAGATGCCGACAAGATCATGGCGGGCTTCAAATCCGCACCGCTGTCTGACTTCTATGCCAAGGGCGTGGTTCGCCCCGACGGTCGCTATGCCCACGATATGTATTTGCTGCAGGTCAAGACACCCGCAGAGTCCAAAAAAGCTTGGGACTACTTCAAGGTCTTGAAGACCCTGCCCGGCGACCAGGTCTTCACCACCAGGGAAGAAAGCAAGTGCGCGCTGTGGAAGTAA
- a CDS encoding c-type cytochrome: MAKSTWLKRLAVVAAVGVLAAGGLYLYGSSSGDIPAATVDFAKLDKPQYDALYKRGEQVFRAGDCAACHSSPKTGAELAGGLPMVTPMGTLYGSNISPSKEHGIGNWTADDLYRAVATGIAPGRKVLYPAMPYASYHQITRGDVDALWVWLMKQPAVEVANQSNSMNFPFNIRPAVSLWNVVNRPAAKEFDLSVDELVRGKYLVDTLGHCAECHSPRTKLTFAMDKGRYLEGNTIEGSYAPALTPDALGARGWNKNDLVQFFRTGVSPQGVMTFGMASVLEHSTSRMPEEDLRAMAAYLTQNRDMPPLAIKAAEAQTNVKGADLYTGLCAGCHGTKGEGQPHSSVPMSTNTTAMFPTPINLIRVIREGVAERDLAHGERMQTMPGFADKLNDQEMSDLVNYMRQTWGGQPGDVTAANVAEHIKTIEHSK; encoded by the coding sequence ATGGCTAAAAGCACATGGCTCAAGCGCCTGGCCGTGGTGGCTGCCGTTGGCGTGCTGGCCGCCGGAGGGCTGTACCTGTATGGCAGCTCCAGCGGCGACATTCCTGCCGCCACCGTGGACTTCGCCAAGCTCGACAAACCCCAGTACGACGCGCTGTACAAGCGCGGTGAGCAGGTCTTTCGCGCGGGCGACTGCGCAGCCTGCCACAGCTCACCCAAGACGGGTGCAGAACTGGCAGGCGGCCTGCCCATGGTGACGCCGATGGGCACGCTCTACGGCAGCAATATCTCCCCCTCCAAGGAACACGGCATTGGCAACTGGACTGCGGATGACCTGTACCGGGCCGTCGCCACCGGCATCGCGCCGGGCCGCAAAGTTCTGTACCCGGCCATGCCCTATGCCAGCTACCACCAGATCACCCGGGGTGATGTGGATGCACTCTGGGTCTGGCTGATGAAGCAGCCCGCGGTGGAAGTGGCCAACCAGTCCAACAGCATGAACTTCCCGTTCAATATCCGCCCTGCTGTTTCGCTGTGGAATGTGGTCAACCGCCCTGCCGCCAAAGAGTTTGATCTCTCGGTCGATGAACTGGTGCGCGGCAAGTATCTGGTCGATACGCTGGGCCACTGCGCGGAATGCCACAGCCCCCGCACCAAACTCACCTTCGCCATGGACAAGGGACGCTATCTGGAAGGCAACACCATCGAAGGCTCCTACGCACCCGCGCTGACGCCAGATGCCCTGGGCGCGCGTGGCTGGAACAAGAACGACCTGGTTCAGTTCTTCCGCACCGGCGTTTCCCCTCAGGGTGTCATGACCTTCGGCATGGCCTCTGTGCTGGAGCACTCCACCTCGCGCATGCCTGAAGAAGACCTGCGCGCCATGGCGGCCTACCTCACGCAAAACCGTGACATGCCCCCGCTGGCCATCAAGGCTGCGGAAGCACAGACCAACGTCAAAGGCGCTGACCTGTACACAGGCTTGTGCGCGGGCTGCCACGGCACCAAGGGCGAAGGCCAGCCGCACTCGTCCGTGCCCATGAGCACCAACACCACCGCCATGTTCCCCACGCCTATCAACCTGATCCGCGTGATCCGCGAAGGTGTGGCCGAACGCGACCTGGCCCACGGTGAGCGCATGCAGACCATGCCCGGCTTTGCCGACAAGCTCAATGACCAGGAAATGAGCGATCTGGTGAACTACATGCGCCAGACCTGGGGTGGCCAGCCCGGCGATGTGACCGCCGCCAATGTGGCCGAGCACATCAAGACCATCGAGCACAGCAAGTAA
- a CDS encoding nitroreductase, with the protein MDIHQALQQRRSVRAFLPQAVSGATVRELLEAASQAPSGGNMQPWRVTAVGGQALGALCARAKETEAVQRPGLSYPAGLWEPYRSRRFENGEDLYRALNIGREDKAARLAQLAKNGQMFGAPVGIFVAVEERMGYAQWVDLGIYLQSFMLLAAEKGLATCAQGFWRMYNDMLIEQLGMPEGYQIAFGIALGYEDASAPINQWRSGRAASNEWLSLKGFD; encoded by the coding sequence ATGGACATCCATCAAGCATTGCAGCAGCGCCGATCGGTGCGTGCGTTCCTGCCTCAGGCCGTCAGCGGTGCCACGGTGCGTGAGTTGCTGGAGGCAGCGTCGCAAGCCCCATCCGGCGGCAATATGCAGCCTTGGCGCGTCACAGCGGTGGGCGGGCAGGCGCTCGGGGCTCTGTGCGCCAGAGCCAAAGAGACAGAAGCCGTGCAGCGCCCCGGCCTGTCATACCCGGCTGGCCTGTGGGAGCCCTACCGCAGCCGCCGCTTTGAAAACGGCGAAGACCTGTATCGCGCCCTCAATATTGGTCGCGAAGACAAGGCTGCACGCTTGGCGCAACTGGCCAAAAACGGCCAGATGTTTGGTGCGCCCGTCGGTATTTTTGTGGCGGTGGAAGAGCGCATGGGCTATGCGCAGTGGGTGGATCTGGGCATCTACCTGCAGTCCTTCATGTTGCTGGCTGCGGAAAAGGGGTTGGCCACCTGCGCTCAAGGCTTTTGGCGCATGTACAACGATATGCTGATTGAGCAACTGGGCATGCCCGAGGGCTACCAGATCGCCTTTGGCATTGCACTGGGCTACGAAGATGCCAGCGCACCCATCAACCAGTGGCGCTCGGGTCGCGCCGCCAGCAATGAGTGGCTGTCGCTCAAGGGCTTTGACTGA
- a CDS encoding inositol monophosphatase family protein: MSNSLHPMLNVAIKAARAAGALINRAALDVESVRVAQKQVNDFVTEVDQAAERVIIETLLNAYPQHSILAEESGSEHGAKNSDHVWIIDPLDGTTNFIHGFPVYCVSIALAYKGKIEHAVVYDPSRNDLFTATKGRGAYLNERRIRVSKRTQLRDCLISTGFPFRRGDNFKQYMLMLGEVMQRTAGVRRPGSAALDLAYVAAGFADGFFESGLSIWDVAAGSLLVSEAGGLVGNFTGEADFLEQKEILAANPRIYGALIPVVGKFSKFATAGEKAAVRQAVKTGEFEEIAEEGAEAAAQETPKDAE; this comes from the coding sequence ATGTCGAACTCCCTGCACCCCATGCTCAACGTGGCTATCAAAGCCGCACGCGCCGCTGGCGCCCTTATCAACCGTGCCGCCCTGGATGTGGAATCGGTGCGCGTTGCGCAAAAGCAGGTGAACGACTTTGTGACCGAAGTAGACCAGGCCGCCGAGCGCGTCATCATCGAGACGCTGCTCAACGCCTACCCCCAGCACTCCATCCTGGCCGAAGAATCGGGCAGCGAGCACGGTGCCAAGAACTCTGACCACGTCTGGATCATCGATCCTCTGGACGGCACCACCAACTTCATCCACGGCTTCCCCGTGTACTGCGTCAGCATCGCTCTGGCCTACAAGGGCAAGATCGAGCACGCCGTGGTGTATGACCCATCGCGCAACGACCTGTTCACCGCCACCAAGGGCCGCGGTGCCTACCTGAACGAGCGCCGCATCCGCGTTTCCAAGCGCACCCAGCTGCGCGACTGCCTGATCTCCACCGGCTTCCCCTTCCGCCGTGGCGACAACTTCAAGCAATACATGCTCATGCTGGGCGAAGTCATGCAGCGCACTGCTGGCGTGCGCCGCCCTGGCTCTGCTGCGCTGGATCTGGCCTATGTGGCCGCTGGCTTTGCCGATGGTTTCTTTGAATCCGGCCTGTCCATCTGGGACGTGGCTGCAGGCTCGCTGCTGGTCAGCGAAGCCGGTGGTCTGGTAGGTAACTTCACCGGCGAAGCCGACTTCCTGGAACAAAAGGAAATTCTGGCCGCCAACCCACGCATCTATGGCGCCCTGATCCCCGTGGTCGGCAAGTTCAGCAAGTTCGCCACCGCTGGCGAAAAGGCTGCTGTGCGCCAGGCCGTGAAGACCGGTGAGTTTGAAGAAATCGCAGAAGAAGGCGCCGAAGCCGCTGCGCAAGAAACCCCAAAAGACGCTGAATAA
- a CDS encoding RNA methyltransferase: MKTRFVLIETSHAGNVGAAARALKTMGFDDLVLVRPRYKNVLRKEETIQRASGALDVLDKARIVDTLEEALEGISHMCATAMTPRDFGPPTRTPRQHFELLLKGELDTRSAPVVEGDLTDNVPTPGTACNQKGVAFLFGCERFGMSNDDVYRCDVALSIPSNPQFGSLNLASAIQVIAYDWREALGGFPVVEHTPEVHRADMAQVQGMLGHWEQALAHIGFLDPAAPKKLMPRLNQLFNRAQLTQEEIHILRGVAKAMLQSEPPTR; encoded by the coding sequence ATGAAAACCCGATTCGTACTGATTGAAACCAGCCACGCCGGCAATGTGGGCGCGGCGGCCCGCGCGCTCAAGACCATGGGCTTTGACGACCTGGTGCTGGTGCGCCCGCGCTACAAAAACGTGCTGCGCAAGGAAGAAACCATCCAGCGCGCCAGCGGTGCACTCGATGTGCTGGACAAGGCCCGCATCGTCGACACGCTGGAAGAAGCGCTGGAAGGCATCAGCCATATGTGCGCCACGGCCATGACGCCGCGCGACTTTGGCCCGCCTACACGCACGCCACGCCAGCATTTTGAATTGCTCCTCAAAGGTGAGCTGGATACGCGCTCTGCACCTGTGGTTGAAGGCGATTTGACCGATAACGTACCTACGCCGGGCACAGCCTGCAACCAGAAGGGCGTGGCCTTTTTGTTTGGCTGCGAGCGCTTTGGCATGAGCAACGACGATGTCTATCGCTGCGATGTGGCGCTGTCGATTCCGTCCAATCCTCAGTTCGGCTCGCTGAATCTGGCCTCGGCCATTCAGGTCATTGCCTATGACTGGCGCGAGGCGCTGGGAGGCTTTCCGGTGGTGGAGCACACGCCCGAGGTGCACCGTGCCGACATGGCTCAGGTGCAGGGCATGCTGGGCCACTGGGAGCAGGCGCTGGCCCATATCGGCTTTCTGGACCCGGCGGCGCCCAAGAAGCTCATGCCCCGGCTTAACCAGCTTTTCAACCGTGCGCAGCTGACCCAGGAAGAAATCCATATTCTTCGCGGTGTTGCCAAAGCCATGCTGCAGAGCGAGCCGCCAACCCGCTAG
- a CDS encoding nitroreductase — translation MNVEQAMQQRHSVRAFLPQAVDAALVRDLLAQAGQAASGGNLQPWRVVALTGQSLQELRQAMGGATPNSDPALVYPAALWEPYRSRRFENGEDLYRSIGIDREDKKGRLMQLAQNTQMFGAPVGIFIAVDKRMVHAQWVDLGIYLQSLMLLATQKGLATCAQGFWRNFSDFVSRHLALPEDYQIAFGMALGYEDSSAPINQWRSSRAEVGEWCEMRGFE, via the coding sequence ATGAATGTGGAGCAAGCCATGCAGCAGCGCCATTCGGTGCGCGCTTTTTTGCCGCAGGCGGTGGATGCGGCGCTGGTCAGAGATTTGCTGGCGCAGGCCGGGCAGGCTGCTTCAGGCGGTAACCTTCAGCCCTGGCGCGTGGTGGCGCTTACCGGGCAAAGCCTGCAGGAGCTGCGTCAGGCCATGGGCGGGGCCACACCCAATAGCGACCCGGCGCTGGTCTATCCCGCTGCGCTGTGGGAACCCTATCGCAGCCGCCGCTTTGAAAACGGCGAAGACCTGTATCGCTCCATCGGCATAGACCGCGAAGATAAAAAAGGCCGCTTGATGCAGCTGGCGCAAAACACCCAGATGTTTGGCGCGCCCGTGGGCATTTTTATCGCCGTGGACAAGCGCATGGTGCATGCGCAGTGGGTGGATCTGGGGATTTATCTGCAGTCGCTGATGCTGCTGGCCACCCAGAAAGGCCTGGCCACCTGCGCCCAGGGCTTCTGGCGCAATTTCAGCGATTTTGTGAGCCGGCATCTGGCGCTGCCAGAGGACTATCAGATCGCCTTTGGCATGGCGCTGGGTTATGAGGACAGCAGTGCGCCGATCAACCAGTGGCGCTCCAGCAGGGCAGAAGTGGGTGAGTGGTGCGAGATGCGAGGGTTTGAGTGA
- a CDS encoding sterol desaturase family protein yields MMDFFSQHWALAIDWVAAHAVTPVVTTLNIAEAAGDPREIAAGILIALLQLFLIGGVMRPLESLLPAERWADRRHTTVDRHMTLLMLLGLFPLFSFLVLMPFAHLLGGGPTTAEVSGLKAWVPWFADHPYILFGVYYVIYDLTYYWMHRAQHVIPWWWAMHSMHHSQRQMSCWSNDRSNYLDGMLQSFVLASVGLVMGVEPSEFAMLGLLSELVQNFSHANVALRLGALGKLGERLFVGPRFHRNHHMLRDAERPERHNCNFGQVLPWWDQLFGTALYHNEELRPTGVSDPEVDADNERNLITIQWYSLKRFWGAVTCRAGWRLGDVSFGPGYRPIHDEDEASASHIKADVQTTPAK; encoded by the coding sequence ATGATGGATTTCTTCAGCCAGCACTGGGCGCTGGCCATTGACTGGGTTGCTGCGCACGCCGTAACCCCCGTCGTCACCACACTGAACATTGCCGAAGCTGCTGGCGACCCACGCGAAATTGCCGCAGGCATCCTGATTGCACTGCTGCAGCTGTTTCTGATTGGCGGCGTCATGCGCCCGCTGGAGAGTCTGCTGCCCGCCGAGCGCTGGGCCGACCGCCGCCACACCACGGTAGACCGCCACATGACGCTGCTCATGCTGCTGGGGCTGTTTCCGCTGTTCAGCTTTCTGGTGCTCATGCCCTTTGCGCATTTGCTGGGCGGCGGGCCAACCACCGCCGAAGTCAGCGGCCTCAAGGCCTGGGTGCCCTGGTTTGCCGACCACCCCTATATTTTGTTTGGCGTGTACTACGTGATCTACGACCTCACGTATTACTGGATGCACCGCGCCCAGCACGTCATTCCCTGGTGGTGGGCCATGCACAGCATGCACCACAGCCAGCGCCAGATGAGCTGCTGGAGCAACGACCGCAGCAACTATCTGGACGGCATGCTGCAAAGCTTTGTGCTGGCCAGCGTGGGTTTGGTCATGGGCGTCGAACCTTCGGAATTCGCCATGCTGGGTCTGCTCAGCGAACTGGTGCAAAACTTCTCGCACGCCAATGTGGCGCTGCGCCTGGGCGCTCTGGGCAAGCTGGGCGAGCGCCTTTTTGTCGGCCCGCGCTTTCACCGCAACCACCATATGCTGCGCGATGCCGAGCGACCCGAGCGCCACAACTGCAACTTTGGCCAGGTCCTGCCCTGGTGGGATCAGCTGTTTGGCACAGCCCTCTATCACAACGAAGAACTGCGCCCTACTGGCGTGAGCGATCCCGAAGTGGATGCCGACAACGAGCGTAACCTCATCACCATTCAGTGGTATTCACTCAAGCGCTTCTGGGGCGCGGTGACTTGCCGCGCAGGCTGGCGCCTGGGCGATGTGTCGTTTGGGCCCGGCTACCGCCCCATCCATGATGAAGACGAGGCCAGCGCATCCCACATCAAAGCTGACGTGCAGACAACACCTGCCAAATAG